A genome region from Salvia splendens isolate huo1 chromosome 19, SspV2, whole genome shotgun sequence includes the following:
- the LOC121779053 gene encoding uncharacterized protein LOC121779053, with protein sequence MQFHDVSECREALTTWAIENGKFIHFKRVEKDRLEAKCNPPCPWRVYASVVNDTKIFEIKRYDGEHDCPREMNNKLISSKWIAKKYLNVFRSRPNYRVKDLALDILQRYASEVNKNRLYKAKAIAVELLRGSIEEHYGLLKSYIAELKRADLICFWVMEMFSKGCGILVSVVGQDGNNEIYPIAWAIVEVENEQCWTWFLKCLIEDLNIADGAGWTFISDQQKGLTNAVSTLAPLAEHRNCARHVYMNWKKTHKEHDLKKLYWKAVKSTYVEKFKSAIQEMKVESRAAYEDFIGRDTKKFCKAFISTSACSDVITSNIAESFNASIVEARGKHIIHMFEEIRCTLMTQQVSRLHKISKVHGRICPNIMEKIEKLKFDSREYTAHPALGGKFEVHFEDDKFVVNLGDRTCTCRVWDLTGIPCVHGLACIRFKNEDATTFVDDYYTVSRYLEGYKVGLEPIRGQRMWPEVEETIVKPPVIRRMPGRPKKKRRRAPEEKDPKCPQKKKRTGVQMTCQNCHQQGHNSRSCKNDPVEKIPKEKGKRGRPAKKIPQQNSLVGSSRGTRKEHPQMSISANANARQVANACQVKERALARKGVGVIGFEESGNIYMRMSSHNKVIHVNKEISSTSSSRIRQSNVMKVCSPQESQSKPTQGNDD encoded by the exons ATGCAATTCCATGATGTGTCTGAGTGTAGAGAGGCTCTTACGACTTGGGCTATAGAGAACGGAAAATTTATACACTTTAAGAGGGTTGAAAAAGATCGGTTAGAAGCCAAATgcaatccaccttgtccttggaGGGTTTATGCTAGTGTTGTGAATGATACAAAGATTTTTGAAATCAAGAGATATGATGGTGAACACGATTGTCCTAGGGAAATGAATAACAAGCTTATAAGCTCAAAATGGATTGCCAAAAAATACTTGAATGTGTTTAGATCGCGACCAAACTACCGCGTGAAGGATTTAGCATTGGACATCCTACAAAGATATGCGAGTGAAGTCAATAAAAATAGACTTTACAAAGCTAAGGCCATTGCTGTAGAGCTCTTAAGAGGATCAATTGAAGAACATTATGGTTTACTCAAGAGTTACATAGCTGAACTAAAGAGGGCAGATTTGATTTGCTTTTGGGTAATGGAGATGTTTTCAAAGGGAT GTGGAATTTTAGTGAGTGTCGTTGGACAAGATGGAAACAATGAAATATATCCGATTGCTTGGGCTATAGTTGAGGTAGAGAATGAGCAATGTTGGACATGGTTTCTAAAGTGTCTCATTGAGGATCTTAACATTGCAGATGGAGCGGGATGGACATTCATCAGTGATCAACAGAAG GGGCTTACAAATGCAGTCAGTACTTTAGCGCCGCTTGCTGAACACAGAAATTGTGCACGCCATGTGTACATGAATTGGAAGAAGACACACAAGGAACATGATCTAAAGAAACTGTACTGGAAGGCAGTTAAAAGCACCTATGTAGAGAAATTCAAATCAGCCATTCAAGAAATGAAGGTAGAGAGTCGAGCTGCTTATGAAGACTTCATTGGCAGGGATACAAAAAAATTTTGTAAGGCTTTCATCTCCACCTCTGCATGTAGCGACGTGATTACTAGTAACATCGCTGAGTCATTTAATGCAAGTATTGTTGAAGCTAGAGGCAAGCATATAATTCACATGTTTGAGGAAATTAGGTGCACTCTCATGACACAACAAGTAAGCAGGTTACATAAAATCTCGAAGGTGCATGGAAGAATTTGTCCCAATATTATGGAAAAGATTGAAAAGTTAAAGTTTGATAGTCGTGAATACACTGCACATCCTGCGTTGGGTGGGAAATTTGAGGTTCACTTTGAGGATGATAAGTTTGTTGTGAATCTCGGGGATCGTACATGTACTTGTAGAGTTTGGGATTTAACTGGAATACCATGTGTGCATGGCTTAGCTTGTATAAGGTTCAAAAATGAAGATGCAACTACCTTTGTAGATGATTATTATACAGTAAGCAGATATCTTGAGGGCTATAAGGTGGGATTGGAACCCATTAGGGGTCAGAGAATGTGGCCCGAGGTAGAAGAAACCATTGTCAAGCCCCCAGTGATAAGAAGAATGCCCGGTAGACCcaagaaaaagagaagaagagcaCCTGAGGAAAAAGATCCTAAATgtcctcaaaaaaaaaaaagaactggAGTGCAGATGACTTGCCAAAACTGTCACCAACAAGGGCACAACAGCAGGAGTTGCAAGAACGATCCagttgaaaaaataccgaaggaAAAG GGTAAAAGGGGAAGGCCTGCAAAGAAAATTCCACAACAAAATAGCTTAGTAGGCTCGAGTCGAGGAACACGAAAAGAGCATCCACAAATGTCCATCTCTGCCAATGCTAATGCTCGTCAAGTTGCTAATGCTTGTCAAGTGAAGGAAAGGGCATTAGCTAGGAAAGGAGTTGGAGTGATTGGTTTTGAGGAGAGTGGAAACATTTATATGAGG ATGTCTTCTCACAACAAGGTAATACATGTGAACAAGGAGATTTCAAGCACATCAAGTTCAAGGATTAGACAAAGCAATGTCATGAAAGTTTGTTCACCACAAGAGAGTCAGAGCAAACCAACACAAGGGAACGATGATTGA